From the genome of Actinacidiphila yeochonensis CN732, one region includes:
- the pgsA gene encoding phosphatidylinositol phosphate synthase has translation MLNKYARAFFTRVLTPFAGFLLRKGVSPDTVTLIGTAGVVAGALAFYPRGEFFWGTVVITLFVFSDLVDGNMARQAGRSSRWGAFLDSTLDRVADGAVFSGLALWYAGGGDNLVLCAVTLFCLVSGQVVSYTKARGEAIGLKVAVNGLVERSERLVITLVLCGLSGFHRTFGVPGIQWLLPVALWVVAVGSLITLIQRVVTVHRESAEADAAAAEARGGAGQGSGA, from the coding sequence ATGCTGAACAAGTACGCGCGTGCGTTTTTCACGCGTGTTCTCACGCCGTTCGCCGGATTCCTCCTGCGCAAGGGGGTGTCGCCGGACACGGTGACCCTCATCGGCACCGCCGGTGTCGTCGCGGGCGCGCTGGCCTTCTACCCCAGGGGCGAGTTCTTCTGGGGCACGGTCGTCATCACCCTGTTCGTCTTCTCGGACCTGGTCGACGGCAACATGGCCCGGCAGGCCGGCCGCTCCAGCCGCTGGGGGGCCTTCCTGGACTCCACCCTCGACCGGGTGGCCGACGGGGCCGTCTTCTCCGGGCTCGCGCTCTGGTACGCGGGCGGCGGCGACAACCTGGTGCTCTGCGCGGTCACGCTGTTCTGCCTGGTCAGCGGACAGGTCGTGTCGTACACCAAGGCACGCGGCGAGGCGATCGGCCTCAAGGTCGCCGTCAACGGCCTGGTGGAGCGCTCCGAGCGGCTGGTGATCACCCTCGTGCTCTGCGGCCTGTCCGGCTTCCACCGCACCTTCGGCGTGCCCGGCATCCAGTGGCTGCTGCCGGTCGCCCTGTGGGTGGTCGCCGTCGGCAGCCTCATCACCCTGATCCAGCGGGTGGTCACCGTCCACCGGGAGTCCGCCGAGGCGGACGCGGCCGCGGCCGAGGCGCGCGGCGGCGCCGGCCAGGGGAGCGGCGCGTGA
- a CDS encoding phosphatidylinositol mannoside acyltransferase, whose amino-acid sequence MKERLTDSLYGLGWGAVRTLPEPAARALGRTIADAAWRQSGKGVRQLEANLARVVPGASPQRLRELSRAGMRSYLRYWMESFRLPSWSRDRVRGGFDPQDVHLLTDGLAAGRGVILALPHMANWDLAGAWVTTRLETPFATVAERLKPETLYDRFVAYRESLGMEVLPHTGAAAFGTLARRLRAGGLVCLVADRDLSRNGVQVDFFGERTRMPPGPAMLAQQTGALLLPVTLWYDDSPVMRGRVHPPVEVPAEGDRRQRTAAMTQALADVFAAGIAEHPEDWHMLQRLWLADLPPRPLREEPTVPVPEPEAGDDRGSGDGGGTERP is encoded by the coding sequence GTGAAGGAGCGCCTCACCGACAGCCTGTACGGGCTGGGCTGGGGCGCCGTCCGCACCCTGCCGGAGCCGGCCGCGCGGGCCCTGGGCCGCACCATCGCGGACGCGGCCTGGCGGCAGAGCGGCAAGGGCGTGCGGCAGCTGGAGGCCAACCTCGCCCGGGTGGTGCCCGGCGCGTCCCCGCAGCGGCTGCGGGAGCTGTCCCGGGCCGGCATGCGCTCCTACCTGCGCTACTGGATGGAGTCCTTCCGGCTGCCGTCGTGGAGCAGGGACCGCGTCCGCGGCGGCTTCGACCCCCAGGACGTGCACCTGCTCACCGACGGTCTGGCAGCCGGCCGCGGCGTGATCCTGGCGCTGCCGCACATGGCCAACTGGGACCTGGCCGGCGCCTGGGTCACCACCCGGCTGGAGACGCCGTTCGCCACCGTCGCGGAGCGGCTGAAGCCGGAGACCCTGTACGACCGGTTCGTCGCCTACCGGGAGAGCCTGGGCATGGAGGTGTTGCCGCACACCGGCGCCGCCGCCTTCGGCACCCTGGCCCGGCGGCTGCGCGCGGGCGGGCTGGTCTGCCTGGTCGCCGACCGGGACCTGTCCCGCAACGGCGTCCAGGTCGACTTCTTCGGCGAGCGCACCCGGATGCCCCCCGGCCCGGCGATGCTGGCCCAGCAGACCGGGGCGCTGCTGCTGCCGGTGACCCTCTGGTACGACGACTCGCCGGTCATGCGCGGGCGCGTCCACCCGCCCGTCGAGGTGCCGGCCGAGGGCGACCGGCGGCAGCGCACCGCGGCGATGACGCAGGCCCTGGCCGACGTGTTCGCCGCCGGTATCGCCGAGCACCCCGAGGACTGGCACATGCTCCAGCGGCTGTGGCTGGCCGACCTGCCGCCCCGCCCGCTGCGCGAGGAGCCCACGGTGCCCGTCCCGGAGCCCGAAGCGGGCGACGACCGGGGCAGCGGCGACGGCGGCGGGACGGAGCGGCCTTGA
- a CDS encoding glycosyltransferase family 4 protein, whose translation MRIGIVCPYSWDVPGGVQFHIRDLAEHLIGLGHEVSVLAPADDETPLPPYAVSAGRAVPVPYNGSVARLNFGFLSAARVRRWLHDGAFDVIHVHEPASPSLGLLTCWAARGPIVATFHTSNPRSRAMIAAYPILQPALEKISARVAVSEYARRTLVEHLGGDAVVIPNGVDVGFFARAEPRPRWQGGTIGFIGRIDEPRKGLQVLMRALPGILAARPGTRLLVAGRGDEQEAVEPLPAELRDRVEFLGMISDEDKARLLRSVDLYVAPNLGGESFGIILVEAMSAGAPVLASDLDAFAQVLGQGTAGELFPGGDSDALAEAAIRLLGDDARRAALRERAAAHVRRFDWSVVAADILGVYETVAAGAAAVSTDDRARFLSRLRAPRD comes from the coding sequence TTGAGGATCGGGATCGTCTGCCCGTACTCCTGGGACGTCCCCGGCGGCGTCCAGTTCCACATCAGGGACCTGGCCGAGCACCTGATCGGCCTCGGCCACGAGGTGTCCGTCCTCGCCCCGGCCGACGACGAGACACCGCTGCCCCCCTACGCGGTCTCCGCCGGCCGCGCCGTGCCCGTGCCGTACAACGGCTCCGTGGCCCGGCTGAACTTCGGCTTCCTGTCGGCCGCCCGGGTCCGGCGCTGGCTGCACGACGGCGCTTTCGACGTCATCCACGTCCACGAGCCCGCCTCGCCCTCCCTGGGCCTGCTCACCTGCTGGGCCGCCCGCGGGCCGATCGTGGCGACCTTCCACACCTCCAACCCGCGCTCCCGGGCCATGATCGCCGCCTACCCGATCCTCCAGCCCGCCCTGGAGAAGATCAGCGCCCGCGTCGCGGTCAGCGAGTACGCCCGGCGCACCCTCGTCGAACACCTGGGCGGCGACGCGGTGGTCATCCCCAACGGCGTCGACGTCGGCTTCTTCGCCCGCGCCGAGCCCCGTCCGCGGTGGCAGGGCGGCACGATCGGCTTCATCGGGCGCATCGACGAGCCGCGCAAGGGCCTCCAGGTGCTCATGCGGGCCCTGCCGGGCATCCTGGCCGCCCGCCCCGGCACCCGGCTGCTGGTGGCCGGCCGCGGGGACGAGCAGGAGGCGGTGGAACCGCTCCCGGCCGAGCTGCGCGACCGGGTGGAGTTCCTCGGCATGATCAGCGACGAGGACAAGGCGCGCCTGCTGCGCAGCGTCGACCTGTACGTCGCCCCCAACCTCGGCGGCGAGAGCTTCGGCATCATCCTCGTCGAGGCGATGTCGGCCGGCGCACCCGTCCTCGCCTCCGACCTCGACGCCTTCGCGCAGGTCCTCGGGCAGGGGACGGCCGGCGAGCTCTTCCCCGGCGGAGACTCCGACGCCCTGGCCGAGGCGGCGATCCGCCTGCTCGGCGACGACGCCCGGCGCGCCGCGCTGCGCGAGCGGGCGGCAGCCCATGTGCGGCGGTTCGACTGGTCGGTGGTCGCCGCGGACATCCTCGGCGTCTACGAGACGGTGGCGGCCGGCGCAGCGGCCGTCTCCACCGACGACCGGGCCCGGTTCCTCTCCCGGCTGCGGGCGCCGCGCGACTGA
- a CDS encoding LemA family protein gives MTTWIWIAVAVVAVALYLSWTAGRLDRLHARIDAARAGLDAQLLRRASVAQELATAGVLDPAASIVLYEAAHGARQAEPDGREVAESELSQALRAVFADPDTVAEVREAPGGTAAVGELTRAVRRVPMARRFHNDAVRAARAVRTHRVVRWFRLAGHAPFPLAFEMDDEPPAELTADGGASAL, from the coding sequence GTGACTACCTGGATCTGGATCGCCGTCGCCGTGGTGGCGGTGGCGCTCTACCTCAGCTGGACGGCAGGCCGCCTCGACCGCCTGCACGCCCGCATCGACGCGGCCCGCGCCGGGCTGGACGCGCAGCTGCTGCGGCGTGCCTCCGTCGCCCAGGAGCTGGCCACCGCGGGCGTCCTCGACCCCGCGGCGTCGATCGTGCTCTACGAGGCCGCGCACGGCGCCCGCCAGGCCGAGCCGGACGGGCGCGAGGTGGCCGAGAGCGAGCTGAGCCAGGCGCTGCGCGCGGTCTTCGCCGACCCCGACACCGTGGCCGAGGTCCGCGAGGCCCCCGGCGGCACCGCCGCGGTCGGCGAGCTGACCCGGGCGGTGCGGCGGGTGCCGATGGCCCGGCGGTTCCACAACGACGCCGTCCGCGCCGCCCGCGCGGTGCGCACCCACCGGGTGGTCCGCTGGTTCCGGCTGGCCGGCCACGCGCCCTTCCCGCTCGCCTTCGAGATGGACGACGAGCCCCCCGCCGAGCTCACCGCCGACGGCGGAGCCAGCGCCCTCTAG
- the pdxS gene encoding pyridoxal 5'-phosphate synthase lyase subunit PdxS, translated as MSTTPSPASSPETGTARVKRGMAEQLKGGVIMDVVTPEQARIAEDAGAVAVMALERVPADIRAQGGVARMSDPDMIEGIIGAVSIPVMAKSRIGHIVEAQVLQSLGVDYIDESEVLTPADEVNHSDKFAFTTPFVCGATNLGEALRRIAEGAAMIRSKGEAGTGNVVEAVRHLRQIKGDIGRLRNLDNNELYAAAKELRAPYELVKEVAALGKLPVVLFSAGGVATPADAALMRQLGAEGVFVGSGIFKSGDPAKRAAAIVRATTFFDDPKVIADASRNLGEAMVGINVDVLPESERYAKRGW; from the coding sequence GTGTCGACAACCCCGTCCCCCGCCTCGTCCCCCGAGACCGGCACCGCCCGCGTCAAGCGCGGCATGGCCGAGCAGCTCAAGGGCGGCGTGATCATGGACGTCGTCACCCCGGAGCAGGCTCGGATCGCCGAGGACGCCGGGGCCGTGGCCGTCATGGCGCTGGAGCGGGTGCCGGCCGACATCCGGGCCCAGGGCGGCGTGGCGCGGATGTCCGACCCGGACATGATCGAGGGCATCATCGGCGCGGTCTCCATCCCCGTGATGGCCAAGTCCCGCATCGGCCACATCGTCGAGGCCCAGGTCCTGCAGTCGCTCGGCGTGGACTACATCGACGAGTCCGAGGTGCTCACCCCGGCCGACGAGGTCAACCACTCCGACAAGTTCGCCTTCACCACCCCCTTCGTGTGCGGCGCGACCAACCTCGGCGAGGCGCTGCGCCGGATCGCCGAGGGCGCGGCCATGATCCGCTCCAAGGGCGAGGCCGGCACCGGCAACGTCGTCGAGGCGGTCCGCCACCTGCGCCAGATCAAGGGCGACATCGGCCGCCTGCGCAACCTGGACAACAACGAGCTGTACGCCGCCGCCAAGGAGCTGCGCGCCCCCTACGAGCTGGTCAAGGAGGTCGCCGCGCTGGGCAAGCTCCCCGTGGTGCTCTTCTCCGCCGGCGGCGTGGCCACCCCCGCCGACGCCGCGCTGATGCGCCAGCTCGGCGCCGAGGGCGTCTTCGTGGGCTCCGGCATCTTCAAGTCCGGCGACCCGGCCAAGCGTGCCGCCGCCATCGTCCGCGCCACCACCTTCTTCGACGACCCGAAGGTCATCGCGGACGCCTCCCGCAACCTCGGCGAGGCCATGGTCGGCATCAACGTCGACGTGCTGCCCGAGTCCGAGCGCTACGCCAAGCGCGGCTGGTAA
- the pdxT gene encoding pyridoxal 5'-phosphate synthase glutaminase subunit PdxT, whose product MTATPGAPAIGVLALQGDVREHLAALAAAGAAAAPVRRPEELDGLDGLVIPGGESTTISKLAVLFGLMEPLRAAVRDGLPVYGTCAGLIMLADKILDPRSGQETFGGIDMIVRRNAFGRQNESFEARVDVRGIDSPVEGVFIRAPWVESVGANVEVLAEHGGHIVAVRQGNVLATSFHPELTGDHRVHALFVDAVRAGG is encoded by the coding sequence ATGACGGCAACCCCCGGCGCTCCCGCCATCGGCGTCCTGGCTCTCCAGGGCGATGTGCGGGAGCATCTGGCGGCGCTGGCCGCGGCGGGCGCCGCGGCCGCGCCGGTCCGCCGGCCCGAGGAGCTGGACGGCCTGGACGGCCTGGTGATCCCCGGCGGCGAGTCCACCACCATCTCCAAGCTCGCCGTGCTCTTCGGCCTGATGGAGCCGCTGCGGGCGGCGGTCCGCGACGGCCTGCCGGTCTACGGCACCTGCGCCGGCCTGATCATGCTCGCCGACAAGATCCTCGACCCCCGCTCGGGCCAGGAGACCTTCGGCGGCATCGACATGATCGTGCGGCGCAACGCCTTCGGCCGGCAGAACGAGTCGTTCGAGGCGCGGGTCGACGTGCGCGGGATCGACAGCCCCGTCGAGGGCGTGTTCATCCGCGCGCCCTGGGTGGAGTCGGTCGGCGCGAACGTCGAGGTGCTCGCCGAGCACGGCGGCCACATCGTCGCCGTGCGGCAGGGAAACGTCCTCGCCACGTCCTTCCACCCCGAGCTGACCGGCGACCACCGGGTACACGCGCTCTTCGTGGACGCCGTGCGCGCGGGCGGCTGA
- a CDS encoding YebC/PmpR family DNA-binding transcriptional regulator — translation MSGHSKWATTKHKKAVIDAKRGKLFAKLIKNIEVAARTGGADLDGNPTLFDAVQKAKKQSVPNKNIDSALKRGAGLEAGGADYQTIMYEGYGPNGVAVLIECLTDNRNRAASDVRVAMTRNGGSMADPGSVSYLFNRKGVVIVPKAELTEDDVLGAVLDAGAEEVNDLGESFEVISEATDLVPVRKALQEAGIDYDSADANFLPTMQVELDEDGARKIFKLIDALEDSDDVQNVFANFDVSDEVMEKVDA, via the coding sequence ATGTCCGGCCACTCTAAATGGGCGACGACGAAGCACAAGAAGGCCGTGATCGATGCCAAGCGCGGCAAGCTCTTCGCGAAGCTGATCAAGAACATCGAGGTTGCCGCGCGGACGGGCGGCGCCGACCTTGACGGCAACCCGACCCTCTTCGACGCCGTTCAGAAGGCCAAGAAGCAGTCGGTGCCGAACAAGAACATCGACAGCGCGCTCAAGCGCGGTGCGGGCCTGGAAGCCGGCGGCGCCGACTACCAGACGATCATGTACGAGGGCTACGGGCCGAACGGCGTCGCCGTCCTCATCGAGTGCCTGACCGACAACCGCAACCGTGCCGCGTCGGACGTCCGGGTCGCCATGACCCGCAACGGCGGCTCGATGGCCGACCCGGGCTCGGTGTCCTACCTGTTCAACCGCAAGGGCGTGGTGATCGTCCCCAAGGCCGAGCTGACGGAGGACGACGTCCTCGGCGCGGTGCTCGACGCGGGCGCCGAGGAGGTCAACGACCTCGGCGAGTCCTTCGAGGTGATCAGCGAGGCGACGGACCTGGTGCCGGTGCGCAAGGCCCTCCAGGAAGCCGGGATCGACTACGACTCGGCCGACGCCAACTTCCTGCCCACCATGCAGGTGGAGCTGGACGAGGACGGCGCGCGCAAGATCTTCAAGCTGATCGACGCGCTGGAGGACAGCGACGACGTGCAGAACGTCTTCGCCAACTTCGACGTCTCGGACGAGGTCATGGAGAAGGTCGACGCCTGA
- the ruvC gene encoding crossover junction endodeoxyribonuclease RuvC: MRVLGVDPGLTRCGVGVVDGAPGRPLTMVGVGVVRTPAEAPIGERLVLIEQGLEAWLDEHRPQAVAVERVFSQHNVRTVMGTAQASAVAILCAARRGLPVHLHTPSEVKAAVTGSGRAGKDQVGAMVTRLLRLDAPPKPADAADALALAICHIWRAPAFDRLQQAVAARRASPAAAAPAAAPPPGAR, translated from the coding sequence ATGCGGGTACTGGGCGTGGACCCCGGGCTGACCCGGTGCGGCGTCGGCGTGGTCGACGGCGCCCCCGGACGCCCGCTCACCATGGTCGGCGTCGGCGTGGTGCGCACGCCCGCGGAGGCCCCGATCGGCGAACGGCTGGTGCTGATCGAGCAGGGCCTGGAGGCGTGGCTCGACGAGCACCGCCCGCAGGCCGTCGCCGTCGAGCGGGTCTTCAGCCAGCACAACGTCCGCACCGTCATGGGCACCGCCCAGGCCAGCGCCGTCGCGATCCTGTGTGCCGCCCGCCGCGGCCTGCCCGTCCACCTGCACACGCCCAGCGAGGTCAAGGCCGCCGTCACCGGCAGCGGCCGGGCCGGCAAGGACCAGGTGGGCGCCATGGTCACCCGGCTGCTGCGGCTGGACGCGCCGCCCAAGCCGGCCGACGCCGCCGACGCCCTCGCGCTCGCCATCTGCCATATCTGGCGCGCCCCGGCCTTCGACCGCCTCCAGCAGGCCGTCGCCGCCCGGCGCGCCTCCCCGGCGGCGGCAGCACCGGCAGCCGCGCCCCCGCCCGGCGCTCGATGA
- the ruvA gene encoding Holliday junction branch migration protein RuvA translates to MIAFVSGQVAALAPDTAVIEVGGVGMAVLCAPGTLAGLRIGEKARLATSLVVREDSLTLYGFADDEERQVFELLQTVSGVGPRLAQTVLAVHAPDALRAAVAAGDEKALTAVPGIGKKGAQRLLLELRDRLGPPTGTAAARPAPAGAGASWSDQLLSALTGLGYQPKEAEEAVAAVTPQAEAQARPNVGALLRAALQTLNRTG, encoded by the coding sequence GTGATCGCCTTCGTCAGCGGCCAGGTCGCCGCACTCGCCCCGGACACCGCGGTGATCGAGGTGGGCGGCGTCGGCATGGCCGTGCTGTGCGCCCCCGGCACCCTGGCCGGCCTGCGGATCGGCGAGAAGGCCCGGCTGGCCACCTCCCTGGTCGTCCGGGAGGACTCCCTCACCCTCTACGGCTTCGCCGACGACGAGGAGCGGCAGGTCTTCGAGCTGCTCCAGACCGTGAGCGGGGTCGGCCCCCGGCTGGCCCAGACGGTGCTGGCCGTGCACGCCCCGGACGCGCTGCGGGCCGCCGTCGCCGCGGGGGACGAGAAGGCGCTCACCGCCGTCCCCGGGATCGGCAAGAAGGGCGCCCAGCGGCTGCTGCTGGAGCTGCGGGACCGGCTCGGCCCGCCCACCGGCACCGCCGCCGCCCGGCCGGCCCCGGCCGGCGCCGGCGCCTCCTGGAGCGATCAGCTGCTGTCCGCCCTCACCGGCCTCGGCTACCAGCCGAAGGAAGCCGAGGAGGCCGTCGCCGCCGTCACCCCGCAGGCCGAGGCACAGGCCAGGCCGAACGTGGGGGCGCTGCTGCGGGCCGCCCTCCAGACCCTGAACCGGACCGGCTGA
- the ruvB gene encoding Holliday junction branch migration DNA helicase RuvB, whose product MNWDDAETEMPERLVGAAADHEDQAVEAALRPKDLGEFIGQERVRQQLDLVLRAARQRGGTADHVLLSGAPGLGKTTLSMIIAAEMGVPIRITSGPAIQHAGDLAAILSSLTEGEVLFLDELHRMSRPAEEMLYMAMEDFRVDVIVGKGPGATAIPLELPPFTLVGATTRAGLLPPPLRDRFGFTGHMEFYSPAELERVVHRSAGLLDVAVDPAGAAEIAGRSRGTPRIANRLLRRVRDYAQVRADGVVTREVAAQALEVYEVDPRGLDRLDRAVLHALLKLFGGGPVGLSTLAVAVGEERETVEEVAEPFLVREGLLARTPRGRVATRAAWDHLGLVPPQGAGGTSGAGSGQTGLFGS is encoded by the coding sequence ATGAACTGGGACGACGCCGAGACCGAGATGCCCGAGAGGCTGGTCGGCGCCGCCGCCGACCACGAGGACCAGGCGGTCGAGGCGGCCCTGCGGCCGAAGGACCTGGGCGAGTTCATCGGCCAGGAGCGGGTCCGCCAGCAGCTCGACCTCGTCCTGCGCGCCGCCCGCCAGCGCGGCGGCACCGCCGACCACGTGCTGCTGTCGGGCGCGCCGGGCCTCGGCAAGACGACGCTGTCGATGATCATCGCCGCCGAGATGGGCGTCCCCATCCGCATCACCTCGGGCCCGGCGATCCAGCACGCCGGCGACCTCGCGGCGATCCTCTCCTCGCTCACCGAGGGCGAGGTGCTCTTCCTCGACGAACTGCACCGGATGTCCCGGCCGGCCGAGGAGATGCTGTACATGGCCATGGAGGACTTCCGGGTCGACGTCATCGTCGGCAAGGGCCCCGGGGCCACCGCGATCCCGCTGGAACTGCCGCCGTTCACCCTGGTCGGGGCCACCACCCGGGCCGGGCTGCTGCCGCCGCCGCTGCGCGACCGCTTCGGGTTCACCGGGCACATGGAGTTCTACAGCCCCGCCGAGCTGGAGCGGGTCGTCCACCGCTCGGCGGGCCTGCTGGACGTGGCCGTCGACCCGGCCGGTGCCGCCGAGATCGCCGGCCGCTCCCGCGGCACCCCGCGCATCGCCAACCGGCTGCTGCGCCGGGTCCGCGACTACGCCCAGGTCCGCGCCGACGGCGTGGTCACCCGGGAGGTCGCCGCACAGGCGCTGGAGGTCTACGAGGTGGACCCGCGGGGCCTGGACCGGCTGGACCGGGCGGTGCTGCACGCCCTGCTGAAGCTCTTCGGCGGCGGGCCGGTCGGCCTGTCCACCCTCGCGGTGGCGGTGGGGGAGGAGCGGGAGACCGTCGAGGAGGTCGCCGAGCCCTTCCTCGTCCGCGAGGGCCTGCTCGCCCGCACCCCCAGGGGACGGGTCGCCACCCGGGCGGCCTGGGACCACCTGGGGCTGGTGCCGCCGCAGGGGGCTGGTGGGACGAGTGGGGCCGGATCGGGGCAGACCGGGCTGTTCGGGTCGTGA
- the yajC gene encoding preprotein translocase subunit YajC, protein MNTTILLPLILIVGVMFMMNRSAKNKQRQAEEMRTKMEPGTGIRTIGGMYAVVKEVTDETVLVEITDGVHAHFAKSAISTVLSEDDFNRIVHGIEPEEPEGLDENGSADGDAADGTAEAEGAEDAPAKANLSKDATDGHVNLGKAAQDDVAEEPAEQNGTAAK, encoded by the coding sequence GTGAACACCACCATTCTCCTCCCCCTGATTCTGATCGTCGGCGTCATGTTCATGATGAATCGATCAGCGAAGAACAAGCAGCGCCAGGCCGAGGAGATGCGCACCAAGATGGAGCCCGGCACCGGCATCCGCACCATCGGCGGCATGTACGCCGTGGTGAAGGAGGTCACCGACGAGACCGTGCTCGTGGAGATCACGGACGGCGTCCACGCCCACTTCGCCAAGAGCGCCATCAGCACCGTGCTCAGCGAGGACGACTTCAACCGCATCGTCCACGGCATCGAGCCCGAGGAGCCCGAGGGCCTCGACGAGAACGGCTCCGCCGACGGTGACGCGGCCGACGGGACCGCCGAGGCTGAGGGCGCCGAGGACGCGCCCGCCAAGGCGAACCTGTCCAAGGACGCGACGGACGGGCACGTCAACCTGGGGAAGGCCGCGCAGGACGACGTGGCCGAGGAGCCCGCGGAGCAGAACGGCACCGCCGCCAAGTAG